A portion of the Lolium rigidum isolate FL_2022 chromosome 1, APGP_CSIRO_Lrig_0.1, whole genome shotgun sequence genome contains these proteins:
- the LOC124648807 gene encoding probable CCR4-associated factor 1 homolog 11, whose translation MFPICPPPPPSFHGRVHPSAPSFHGRVLPPAPFSQAVQVPPPHADVPVQPVWAWNFDQQSTILRSFAADARFVAVNVQYPGVVHLPGKDHNALTAEQRYALLKANVDTLKPLQVGIAVRDRHGMSRAWEFNLREFRRLADPHDVKSIAYLAGRGLDVDKLAQHGVDALSLGAILVSSGLIGPESGLSWITYTGAYHVAYLLKIVTGGDPLPPDMDKFVGAVRQFLGEQVYDVARMAADCPALPVGLERISAHLGLHRHRASPWLAAAAGLRALLVFRKLEQGQFEGNVERYKGLLQGM comes from the coding sequence ATGTTTCCGAtatgtccaccgccgccgccatctttCCATGGACGTGTGCATCCGTCGGCGCCATCTTTCCATGGTCGTGTGCTTCCGCCGGCGCCTTTTTCCCAGGCCGTCCAagtgccgccgccgcacgccgacgtCCCGGTGCAACCCGTGTGGGCTTGGAACTTCGACCAACAGTCCACCATCCTCCGCAGCTTCGCCGCGGACGCCCGCTTCGTTGCTGTCAACGTGCAGTACCCGGGCGTCGTCCACCTCCCCGGCAAGGACCACAACGCACTCACCGCGGAGCAGCGCTACGCCCTCCTCAAGGCTAATGTAGACACCCTTAAGCCGCTCCAGGTAGGGATCGCTGTCCGCGACCGCCACGGCATGAGCCGCGCCTGGGAGTTCAACCTCCGCGAATTCCGCCGCCTCGCCGACCCGCACGACGTGAAATCCATCGCCTACCTCGCCGGCCGCGGCCTCGACGTCGACAAGCTCGCACAACACGGCGTCGACGCCCTAAGCCTCGGCGCCATACTGGTGAGCTCCGGCCTGATCGGCCCCGAGAGCGGCCTGTCGTGGATCACATACACCGGCGCGTACCACGTCGCGTACCTGCTCAAGATCGTCACCGGCGGTGACCCGCTTCCGCCCGACATGGACAAGTTCGTCGGCGCTGTGCGTCAGTTCCTCGGCGAGCAGGTCTACGATGTCGCGAGGATGGCGGCCGACTGCCCGGCGTTGCCGGTGGGGTTAGAGCGCATCTCCGCCCACCTTGGCCTCCATCGCCATCGGGCGAGCCCGTGgctggccgctgccgccggcctgcgCGCGCTGCTGGTGTTCAGGAAATTGGAGCAAGGACAGTTCGAGGGCAACGTGGAGAGGTACAAAGGTCTGCTTCAAGGCATGTAA